The proteins below come from a single Rana temporaria unplaced genomic scaffold, aRanTem1.1, whole genome shotgun sequence genomic window:
- the LOC120922756 gene encoding cylicin-2-like, whose translation MDGGRGWTTAEGRTDGRRKRMDDSGRKDGWTEEEDGRQREGRKEGRTDGRRKRMDDNGKEGRTDKEDGRQREGRKDRQRGWTTAGRKDGQRGWTTAGRKDGQRGWTTAGRKEGQTKRMDDSGKEGRTDKEDGRQREGRTDKEDGRQREGRTDKEDGRQREGRTDKEEGRQREGRTDKEDGRQREGRTDKEDGRQREGRTDKEEGRQREGRTDKEDGRQREGRTDKEDGRQREGRTDKEDGRTKRKDDSGKEGRTDKEDGRQREGRKDGQRGWTSAGRKDERRKRMDDSGKEGRTEEEDGRQREGRTDDSGKDEWTEEEDGRQREGRKDGRTDEEDDDSGKEGRTKRMTTAGRKDEEDDDSGKEG comes from the coding sequence ATGGACGGAGGAAGAGGATGGACGACAGCGGAAGGAAGGACGGATGGACGGAGGAAGAGGATGGACGACAGCGGAAGGAAGGACGGATGGACGGAGGAAGAGGATGGACGACagcgggaaggaaggaaggaaggaaggacggacggacggaGGAAGAGGATGGACGACaacgggaaggaaggaaggacagaCAAAGAGGATGGACGACagcgggaaggaaggaaggacagaCAAAGAGGATGGACGACAGCGGGAAGGAAGGACGGACAAAGAGGATGGACGACAGCGGGAAGGAAGGACGGACAAAGAGGATGGACGACagcgggaaggaaggaaggacagaCAAAGAGGATGGACGACagcgggaaggaaggaaggacagaCAAAGAGGATGGACGACAGCGGGAAGGAAGGACGGACAAAGAGGATGGACGACAGCGGGAAGGAAGGACGGACAAAGAGGATGGACGACAGCGGGAAGGAAGGACGGACAAAGAGGAAGGACGACAGCGGGAAGGAAGGACGGACAAAGAGGATGGACGACAGCGGGAAGGAAGGACGGACAAAGAGGATGGACGACAGCGGGAAGGAAGGACGGACAAAGAGGAAGGACGACAACGGGAAGGAAGGACGGACAAAGAGGATGGACGACAGCGGGAAGGAAGGACGGACAAAGAGGATGGACGACAGCGGGAAGGAAGGACGGACAAAGAGGATGGACGGACAAAGAGGAAGGACGACagcgggaaggaaggaaggacggacAAAGAGGATGGACGACagcgggaaggaaggaaggacggacAAAGAGGATGGACGTCAGCGGGAAGGAAGGACGAACGGAGGAAGAGGATGGACGACAGCGGGAAGGAAGGACGAACGGAGGAAGAGGATGGACGACAGCGGGAAGGAAGGACGGACGACAGCGGGAAGGACGAATGGACAGAGGAAGAGGATGGACGACagcgggaaggaaggaaggacggacggacggacgaaGAGGATGACGACAGCGGGAAGGAAGGACGGACGAAGAGGATGACGACAGCGGGAAGGAAGGATGAAGAGGATGACGACAGCGGGAAGGAAGGATGA